TGACCTCTTTCGAGGTTTGGCATCTAGGGGCTTAGCAGCCGCCGCCGCGCGTCATCGCGCCGCCCAGCATGGCGCCGCCCAGCGTGCCGGCGGCGGTGGCCGCCAGCTTGCCGTCGCCACGCCCGAACTGCGAACCGACCAGCCCGCCGACGGCAGCCCCGCCCAGCACGCCGATCAGGTCGCCGTCGAGCGGCCCGCATTCCACCACCTGCGGCGCCGCGCGGACCACGCGCGGGCGCTGCTGGACGATCACCGGCGGCGGCTCCTCGATGTAGACGGGGGCCGGGGCGTAATGCACGACCGGCGGCTCCTCATAGACCACCACCGGCGGGGGCCGGCGGACGATCACCACGCGCCCGTCGCCATAGCCGCCGTCGATGTAGCCGTGATCGTAATAGCGGGCCCGCTCGTGACGGTCGCGTTCGTGGTGCTCACGGTGATGGCGCTCGCGCTCATGATGGCGTTCCTGCTTGGCGCGCCAGCCATGGGCCGGCGCCCAATCGGGCGGATCGGCGAGGGCCGGGGACATCCCCGCGCCCAAGGCCGCCACACCGGCCAGCAGCGCGATGGCGAGGGATTTGGGGGCGAAGCGGATGTGCGTCATGATGGCTCCAGGATGCGTCTCACCCGAATGAACATCCGGGGTCGGAGTCTTCATCCATCCGGCAAGCGCGGGGCGCGTGACCTTTTTGGGGTGCGCGAAAGGGGTAGCCCGCCCGTCGCCCCGCCGCACCGGCCCCTCACGCCCACACCGGCTCGGGAAGGCTCTCCGTCAGCAGCGCGGTGACCATCTCCACCCCCGCGCCGCGCGCCGCGCCTCCGGTCAGCAGCGCCAGTTCCGTCTCGGGCAGCGCCGGCAGGCCGTCGGCCACGCCCAGGAAGCGGGCGCCCGTCGGCAGGGCGCTGTGGGGGAGCACGCTGACGCCCAGCCCGCCGGACACCGCGGCCCGCACCCCGGCGTGGTTGGGGCTGGAATAGGCCACCCGCCAGCGCCGCCCCGCGCGCTCCAACTCGTGCACCGCGCGGTTGCGGTAGACGCAGCCCTGCGGGAACAGCACCAGCGGCAGCGGGTCCTCGCGGTGCA
This genomic stretch from Azospirillum sp. TSH58 harbors:
- a CDS encoding glycine zipper 2TM domain-containing protein; the encoded protein is MTHIRFAPKSLAIALLAGVAALGAGMSPALADPPDWAPAHGWRAKQERHHERERHHREHHERDRHERARYYDHGYIDGGYGDGRVVIVRRPPPVVVYEEPPVVHYAPAPVYIEEPPPVIVQQRPRVVRAAPQVVECGPLDGDLIGVLGGAAVGGLVGSQFGRGDGKLAATAAGTLGGAMLGGAMTRGGGC